From a single Lactococcus allomyrinae genomic region:
- a CDS encoding aminotransferase, whose amino-acid sequence MELVQFGCEDWLNVWEKSAKVDIAQSTIESMTLEEILELEPDGGKSFMANLVKEKFSYGWIEGSPAFKKEVAKLYEKIPVDNILSTNGATGANFMVVLGLVGEGDHVIAQYPSYQQLYDWPKTLGAKVDYWHIHEEEGWRPKLSELRELIKPDTKLICLNNAAQPTGAILDVAFLREVSKIAREVGAYILCDEVYLPLNEKTDYAPIADIYEKGISTNSISKTYSVPGIRVGWVATQDTALADEFRKIRDYTLICTGVFDDAVAALILKHKEKVLARARGIVKENLEILKEWVKNEPLVSMIFPNDVSVSFVKFNELDPEKTEDFAVKLLKEKGVLIIPGNRFDLPGYARIGYCTDKKILREGLRLVSEYLREYEN is encoded by the coding sequence ATGGAACTTGTTCAATTTGGATGTGAAGATTGGCTAAACGTTTGGGAGAAATCCGCAAAAGTGGATATTGCTCAATCAACTATTGAGTCAATGACATTAGAAGAAATCTTAGAATTGGAGCCAGATGGTGGTAAATCGTTCATGGCGAATTTGGTGAAAGAAAAATTCAGCTATGGTTGGATTGAAGGGTCGCCAGCATTTAAAAAGGAAGTCGCAAAACTTTATGAAAAAATTCCTGTAGACAATATTCTTTCTACAAATGGTGCGACGGGTGCTAATTTTATGGTTGTTTTAGGTCTTGTCGGAGAGGGAGATCATGTTATTGCTCAGTATCCGTCCTATCAGCAGCTTTATGATTGGCCTAAAACACTTGGCGCAAAGGTAGATTATTGGCATATACACGAAGAAGAAGGGTGGCGTCCAAAACTATCAGAACTTCGTGAGCTTATAAAACCTGATACAAAATTAATCTGTTTAAACAATGCCGCTCAACCGACAGGTGCGATTTTAGATGTAGCATTTTTAAGAGAAGTATCAAAAATTGCTCGTGAAGTAGGTGCATATATTTTGTGTGATGAGGTTTATCTTCCGCTTAATGAGAAAACTGACTATGCACCGATTGCAGATATTTATGAAAAAGGAATTTCAACCAATTCTATTTCAAAAACTTACTCTGTACCAGGAATTCGTGTAGGCTGGGTAGCGACTCAAGATACTGCTTTAGCAGATGAATTTAGAAAAATACGCGACTATACACTCATTTGCACAGGAGTGTTTGATGATGCTGTTGCAGCATTAATTTTAAAACATAAAGAAAAAGTGCTTGCCAGAGCGCGTGGCATTGTCAAAGAAAATCTTGAAATCTTGAAGGAGTGGGTAAAAAACGAACCTCTCGTCTCAATGATATTTCCTAACGATGTATCAGTAAGCTTTGTAAAATTTAACGAACTCGACCCAGAAAAAACGGAAGATTTTGCGGTTAAATTGCTAAAAGAGAAAGGAGTCCTCATTATTCCAGGTAATCGTTTTGATTTACCTGGCTATGCAAGAATTGGTTACTGCACAGATAAAAAGATATTGCGTGAAGGACTCCGTTTAGTGTCAGAATATCTGAGGGAATATGAAAACTAG
- the arcC gene encoding carbamate kinase, translating into MVRRIVVALGGNAILTDDPTAKAQEIALETTAEQLIPLIKDNDVEMVVTHGNGPQVGNLLLQQLASDSPKNPAMPLDTAVAMTQGQIGFWMGQAFTRALLKNNMERVPVISVVTRTVVAADDPAFEKPTKPIGPFYDEAGVAEMKAQYPDWVFVEDSGRGYRRVVPSPKPTRIVEAAAIKPLISSSVLVTVSGGGGIPVIETSSGYEGIEAVIDKDFSAAKVAELVEADNLLILTAVDNVFVNFNKPNQKKLETVTMAEMRSFIEEGQFAAGSMLPKVQAAMEFVARTSRPATITSLENLEDFLTNDSGTKIIP; encoded by the coding sequence ATGGTAAGACGTATTGTAGTAGCTCTTGGTGGGAATGCCATCCTAACAGATGACCCAACAGCAAAAGCGCAGGAAATAGCACTTGAAACAACAGCAGAACAATTGATTCCTCTGATTAAAGACAACGATGTGGAAATGGTTGTGACTCATGGGAATGGTCCGCAAGTAGGTAATCTTTTACTGCAACAGTTGGCTTCAGATAGTCCAAAAAATCCAGCAATGCCTCTTGATACCGCTGTAGCGATGACTCAAGGTCAGATTGGCTTCTGGATGGGGCAGGCTTTTACAAGAGCTCTACTTAAAAATAATATGGAGCGCGTGCCAGTAATATCGGTAGTGACACGTACTGTAGTAGCAGCAGATGACCCTGCTTTTGAGAAACCAACAAAACCAATTGGTCCTTTCTATGATGAAGCAGGTGTTGCTGAAATGAAGGCACAGTATCCAGATTGGGTATTTGTTGAAGACTCTGGTCGTGGCTACCGTCGTGTGGTACCAAGTCCAAAACCTACGCGAATTGTTGAAGCTGCAGCGATTAAACCATTGATTTCATCAAGTGTTTTGGTTACCGTATCTGGCGGTGGTGGTATACCTGTGATTGAAACTTCTAGTGGTTACGAAGGCATTGAAGCCGTTATTGACAAAGATTTTTCAGCAGCAAAAGTTGCTGAACTCGTTGAAGCTGACAATTTATTAATCTTAACAGCAGTTGATAATGTCTTTGTCAATTTTAATAAACCTAACCAAAAGAAACTTGAAACAGTTACAATGGCAGAGATGCGTAGTTTTATTGAAGAAGGACAATTTGCCGCAGGCTCAATGTTGCCAAAAGTACAAGCTGCAATGGAATTTGTCGCACGGACCAGCCGTCCTGCAACGATTACTTCTTTGGAAAATCTTGAAGATTTCCTTACAAATGATTCAGGAACAAAGATTATTCCTTAA
- a CDS encoding basic amino acid/polyamine antiporter, with product METENKKGIGLLALVAIIVSGAIGGGVFNLSNDLATGATPGGVVVSWIVIGFGILMLVLSLNHLVVNKPELSGVSDYARAGFGNMVGFISGWGYWLSAWAGNIAFAVLMMTSVDYFFPGVFQAKNGSLTILSVIVVSIVSWGLTLLVMRGVEGAAVINAIVLIAKLIPLFVFMIAGIVMFKAGVFSAHFWQNFAANTDANGVIKSLTWSNMTGGDLFGQVTNSLMVMIWVFVGIEGAAMMGDRAKRKSDAGKASILGLIALLVIYVLLSLLPFGFMNQQDLANTGQPGLVHILNAMVGGWGGTLMAIGLVISLLGAWLSWTMLPVEATQQLSDQKLLPSWFGKLNDKGAPSNSLILTQLIVQIFLIVTYFVADAYNVFVYLCTAVIMICYALVGLYLFKLGIQEKKTSNIVVGFLAAAFQILALYFSGWQFVWLSLILYAVGFILYALSKKEYGGKLSSVEMISTVILTVLGILAVFGVYGNWLGLQDALGIDGNTLLVAVVPLIVVTFIVYFVVRADINKKKISNK from the coding sequence ATGGAAACAGAAAATAAAAAAGGAATAGGGCTTTTAGCCCTAGTTGCTATTATCGTTTCCGGAGCCATCGGCGGAGGGGTATTTAACCTCTCCAATGACTTGGCAACTGGAGCAACACCAGGGGGTGTTGTTGTTTCTTGGATTGTTATTGGTTTTGGTATCTTAATGTTAGTGTTATCACTTAATCATTTGGTGGTAAATAAACCAGAACTTTCTGGTGTATCAGACTATGCACGTGCTGGTTTTGGTAATATGGTCGGATTCATTTCCGGTTGGGGTTATTGGCTCTCTGCTTGGGCAGGTAATATCGCTTTTGCGGTTTTAATGATGACCTCAGTTGACTACTTCTTTCCTGGAGTATTTCAAGCAAAAAATGGCTCTTTAACAATTCTATCTGTAATTGTTGTTTCTATTGTTTCTTGGGGCTTGACATTACTTGTTATGCGTGGAGTTGAAGGAGCAGCGGTTATCAATGCTATTGTCCTAATTGCAAAATTAATTCCGCTTTTCGTATTTATGATTGCTGGGATTGTGATGTTTAAAGCAGGCGTATTTAGCGCTCATTTCTGGCAAAACTTTGCAGCAAACACAGACGCTAATGGTGTGATTAAGAGCTTAACATGGTCAAATATGACTGGTGGAGATCTTTTTGGTCAGGTAACAAATTCTTTGATGGTAATGATTTGGGTATTTGTTGGTATTGAAGGGGCCGCAATGATGGGGGATCGTGCCAAACGGAAATCAGATGCTGGAAAAGCTTCTATTTTAGGTTTGATTGCTCTCTTAGTCATCTATGTGTTACTCTCTCTTTTACCATTTGGCTTCATGAATCAACAAGACTTAGCCAATACTGGTCAACCTGGTTTGGTTCATATCTTGAATGCAATGGTTGGTGGCTGGGGTGGTACGCTCATGGCGATTGGTTTGGTTATTTCTCTTTTAGGTGCATGGCTCTCTTGGACGATGCTTCCTGTTGAAGCAACTCAACAGTTGTCAGACCAAAAACTACTACCCAGCTGGTTTGGTAAACTTAATGATAAGGGTGCACCAAGTAACTCGCTTATTTTGACACAACTTATCGTCCAAATTTTCTTGATTGTAACGTATTTTGTTGCTGATGCGTATAATGTCTTTGTTTATCTATGTACTGCAGTTATCATGATTTGTTACGCTTTGGTCGGTCTGTATCTCTTCAAGCTTGGTATTCAAGAAAAGAAAACAAGCAATATTGTTGTTGGCTTCTTAGCCGCAGCTTTCCAAATCTTGGCTCTGTATTTCTCGGGCTGGCAGTTTGTGTGGCTTTCGCTCATTCTCTATGCTGTTGGTTTCATCCTCTACGCCCTTAGTAAGAAAGAATATGGAGGTAAACTTAGTAGTGTTGAAATGATTTCGACAGTTATTTTGACAGTTTTAGGAATTCTCGCAGTATTTGGAGTTTATGGCAATTGGCTCGGACTTCAAGATGCTTTAGGTATTGATGGAAACACGCTTCTTGTCGCAGTGGTGCCTTTAATCGTCGTAACGTTTATTGTTTACTTTGTTGTACGTGCAGACATCAATAAGAAGAAAATCAGTAATAAGTAG
- the argF gene encoding ornithine carbamoyltransferase has product MTSPIITKAEVNSVFQGRSLLAEKDFTPAEINYLVDFGLHLKALKQQNIPHHYLEGKNIALLFAKTSTRTRAAFTTAAIDLGAHPEYLGANDIQLGIKESVEDTAKVLGSMFDGIERRGFSQKEVEDLAKFSGVPVWNGLTDDWHPTQMIADFMTVKENFGHLKGLTLVYVGDGRNNMANSLIVTGSMLGVNVHIVAPDSLHPSQEVMDIAHKFAEKSGAKPLATSNIEEGVKGANIIYSDVWVSMGESNWEERVKLLTPYRITMDMLKLTGNADNGKLIFMHCLPAFHDTETEYGKEIKEKYGLTEMEVTDEVFRSKYARQFEEAENRMHSIKAIMAATLGNLFIPAVPETFE; this is encoded by the coding sequence ATGACATCACCAATTATTACAAAAGCAGAAGTAAATTCAGTATTTCAAGGACGTAGCCTGCTTGCTGAAAAAGATTTCACACCTGCTGAAATTAATTACCTTGTAGATTTTGGTCTTCACTTAAAAGCGTTGAAACAACAAAATATCCCTCATCATTATCTTGAAGGAAAAAATATTGCACTGCTTTTTGCAAAAACTTCAACACGTACACGTGCAGCTTTTACAACAGCAGCAATTGACCTCGGTGCTCATCCTGAATATCTTGGTGCCAATGATATTCAACTTGGAATTAAAGAATCTGTAGAAGACACAGCAAAAGTACTCGGTTCAATGTTTGATGGGATTGAACGCCGAGGCTTCTCACAAAAAGAGGTTGAAGACCTTGCTAAATTCTCAGGTGTTCCAGTCTGGAATGGTTTGACTGACGATTGGCATCCTACTCAAATGATTGCGGACTTCATGACAGTAAAAGAAAACTTTGGTCATCTTAAAGGCTTGACTTTAGTTTACGTTGGTGATGGCCGTAACAATATGGCGAACTCTCTCATTGTTACAGGTTCTATGCTCGGTGTGAATGTCCATATCGTTGCGCCTGATTCACTTCATCCTTCTCAAGAAGTGATGGATATTGCCCATAAATTTGCTGAAAAATCAGGTGCTAAACCTCTTGCAACTTCTAATATCGAAGAAGGTGTTAAAGGTGCAAACATTATTTATTCAGATGTGTGGGTATCAATGGGTGAATCAAACTGGGAAGAACGAGTCAAACTCCTTACTCCTTACCGTATCACAATGGATATGTTGAAACTAACAGGAAATGCTGACAATGGTAAACTTATCTTCATGCACTGTCTCCCAGCTTTCCACGATACTGAAACTGAATATGGTAAAGAAATCAAAGAAAAATACGGTCTGACAGAAATGGAAGTGACTGACGAAGTATTCCGCTCTAAATATGCACGTCAGTTTGAAGAAGCAGAAAATCGTATGCACTCAATCAAAGCAATTATGGCTGCAACTTTGGGTAATCTCTTTATCCCTGCAGTTCCAGAAACTTTTGAATAA
- the arcA gene encoding arginine deiminase → MNNGINVNSEIGKLKTVLLHRPGAEVENITPDTMNQLLFDDIPFLKIAQKEHDFFAQTLRDNGAETLYIEQLATEVLDKDRAVRDEFLTRILTEAGYRHGRTFDELQEYLGSMSTKDMVDKIYAGVRKNELDIKRTILSDMAGSDAENLFYLNPLPNAYFTRDPQASMGVGMTINRMTFPARQPESLITEFIMKHHPRFKDTPIWRDRNHTTRIEGGDELILSKNAVAIGVSERTSSKTIQQLAKELFKNPLSTFDTVLAVEIPHNHAMMHLDTVFTMINHDQFTVFPGIFHGDGSINTFILTPGKNEEEVEIEHLTDLEKALKKVLNLTELDLIECGGGDAIIAPREQWNDGSNTLAISPGEIVTYDRNYVTIGLLKEHGIKVHEILSSELARGRGGARCMSQPLWREDL, encoded by the coding sequence ATGAATAATGGAATTAATGTCAACTCAGAAATTGGGAAATTAAAAACAGTGCTTTTGCATAGACCAGGTGCAGAAGTAGAAAACATCACTCCAGACACGATGAATCAACTCTTGTTTGATGATATTCCGTTTTTGAAAATCGCACAAAAAGAACATGATTTCTTTGCTCAAACACTTCGAGATAACGGCGCAGAAACTTTGTATATTGAGCAACTTGCAACTGAGGTGCTTGATAAAGACCGTGCAGTCAGAGATGAATTTTTAACTCGTATATTGACAGAAGCAGGTTACAGACATGGTCGTACTTTCGATGAACTTCAAGAATATCTTGGATCTATGTCAACAAAAGATATGGTTGACAAAATCTATGCGGGAGTTCGTAAGAATGAACTTGACATTAAACGTACGATTTTGAGTGATATGGCTGGTTCTGATGCAGAAAATCTATTCTATTTGAATCCTTTGCCAAATGCATACTTTACCCGTGACCCACAAGCTTCTATGGGTGTTGGAATGACAATCAACCGCATGACTTTCCCAGCTCGTCAGCCTGAATCGTTGATTACCGAGTTCATTATGAAACATCATCCTCGTTTCAAAGATACTCCGATTTGGCGTGACCGTAACCATACGACACGGATTGAAGGTGGGGATGAGCTGATTTTGAGCAAAAATGCTGTGGCTATTGGAGTTTCTGAACGGACTTCTTCTAAGACAATTCAACAATTGGCTAAAGAGTTGTTCAAAAATCCACTTTCGACATTTGATACAGTTCTTGCAGTTGAAATTCCACACAATCATGCCATGATGCATTTGGATACAGTATTTACAATGATTAATCATGATCAATTTACAGTCTTCCCAGGAATTTTCCACGGAGATGGTTCTATTAACACATTTATTCTTACTCCAGGTAAAAATGAAGAAGAAGTAGAAATTGAACACTTGACTGACCTTGAAAAAGCATTGAAAAAAGTGCTTAACCTTACTGAACTTGACCTTATTGAATGTGGAGGAGGAGATGCGATTATTGCTCCGCGTGAGCAATGGAATGATGGCTCAAATACGCTTGCGATTTCTCCAGGTGAAATCGTTACCTATGACCGTAACTATGTGACAATCGGACTTCTGAAAGAACACGGTATCAAAGTTCATGAAATTCTTTCTAGTGAGCTGGCTCGTGGTCGTGGAGGAGCGCGCTGTATGTCACAACCATTATGGCGTGAAGATTTGTAA
- the argS gene encoding arginine--tRNA ligase — protein MNEKQLVSQALSKTLDGVLEVEQIAAIIEKPKSSDLGDLAFPAFQLAKVLRKSPQAIATEIAEKIDSTGFEKVLAVGPYVNFFLDKNSTATQVIHDVIAKGKHYGDEQTGAGRNVPVDMSAPNIAKPFSIGHLRSTVIGDSIAKIYEKLGYNPVKINHLGDWGKQFGLLITAYKKYGDEATITANPIDELLKLYVQINAEAKENPAVDEEGREWFLKMEQGDEEALRIWKWFSDVSLIEFNRIYDKLDVTFDYFTGESFYSDKMDAIVEDLENKNLLHESKGALIVDLEKYNLNPALIKKTDGATLYITRDLATAVYRKKTFDFVKSLYVVGGEQTNHFKQLKAVLKEAGYDWSDDMVHIPFGMVTQGGKKFSTRKGHVVKLEMALDEAVDRAEKQIEEKNPNLANKVEVAKQVGVGAVKFYDLKTDRKNGYDFDLDEMVSFEGETGPYVQYAHARIQSILRKAEQKVNLEEVPVVVSDSEAWEIVKFLKEFPNTVKRAADNYEPSLIAKYAISLAQAFNKYYAHVRILEKNDELASRLALISATAVVLKESLRLLGVAAPENM, from the coding sequence ATGAACGAAAAACAATTAGTAAGCCAAGCACTGTCCAAAACTCTCGACGGCGTCCTTGAAGTAGAACAAATCGCAGCCATTATTGAAAAACCTAAATCATCTGATTTGGGAGACCTTGCCTTTCCAGCTTTTCAACTGGCAAAAGTGCTTCGCAAATCTCCGCAAGCCATTGCGACAGAAATTGCTGAAAAAATTGATTCAACAGGTTTTGAAAAGGTTTTAGCAGTAGGACCTTATGTTAATTTCTTTCTTGACAAAAACTCAACTGCAACACAAGTTATTCATGATGTTATCGCTAAAGGTAAACATTATGGTGATGAACAAACTGGTGCAGGACGTAACGTTCCGGTCGATATGTCAGCACCAAATATCGCAAAGCCATTCTCAATCGGTCATTTGCGCTCAACTGTTATCGGAGATTCAATTGCTAAAATCTACGAAAAATTAGGCTACAATCCAGTCAAAATTAACCACTTGGGTGACTGGGGTAAACAATTTGGGCTTTTGATTACAGCTTACAAAAAATATGGTGATGAAGCAACAATCACTGCTAATCCTATTGATGAACTTTTGAAACTCTACGTCCAAATCAATGCTGAAGCCAAAGAAAATCCAGCTGTTGATGAGGAAGGACGTGAATGGTTCCTCAAAATGGAACAAGGAGATGAAGAAGCACTTCGTATTTGGAAATGGTTCTCTGATGTTTCGTTGATTGAGTTTAACCGTATCTATGATAAGTTAGATGTAACCTTTGATTATTTCACTGGAGAAAGCTTTTATAGCGATAAAATGGATGCTATCGTTGAAGACTTAGAAAACAAGAATCTTTTGCATGAGTCTAAAGGTGCATTGATTGTTGACCTTGAAAAATATAATCTCAATCCGGCTTTGATTAAGAAAACAGATGGTGCAACTCTGTATATTACACGTGACCTTGCCACAGCTGTTTATCGTAAGAAAACTTTTGATTTTGTTAAATCACTTTATGTTGTTGGAGGAGAACAAACGAATCACTTTAAACAACTTAAAGCAGTATTGAAAGAAGCTGGCTATGATTGGTCAGATGATATGGTTCATATTCCTTTTGGTATGGTTACTCAAGGGGGGAAAAAATTCTCAACCCGTAAAGGTCATGTTGTTAAACTTGAAATGGCACTTGACGAAGCAGTTGACCGTGCTGAAAAGCAAATTGAAGAAAAAAATCCTAATCTTGCTAATAAGGTCGAAGTTGCTAAGCAAGTTGGTGTAGGTGCCGTTAAATTCTACGACTTGAAGACTGACCGTAAAAATGGTTATGACTTTGATTTGGATGAGATGGTTTCATTTGAAGGTGAAACAGGTCCATATGTTCAATATGCTCATGCACGTATCCAGTCTATTTTGAGAAAAGCAGAACAAAAAGTAAATCTTGAAGAAGTTCCTGTTGTGGTTTCTGATTCGGAAGCTTGGGAAATTGTAAAATTCTTGAAAGAATTTCCAAATACAGTCAAACGTGCAGCAGATAATTATGAGCCATCATTAATTGCTAAATATGCAATTTCTCTTGCGCAAGCTTTCAATAAATACTATGCTCATGTGCGTATTTTGGAAAAAAATGATGAGTTGGCATCGCGTCTTGCACTCATTTCTGCTACAGCCGTTGTATTAAAAGAATCCTTACGTTTACTTGGAGTAGCTGCTCCAGAAAATATGTAA
- the argR gene encoding arginine repressor produces the protein MKRAERLNIIKDIVTNNKIATQEELQNLLAKEGVTVTQATLSRDIRKLNIIKKRDKGESFYSLLTSGNEKIHSDLHLYFYNFVLSATSVGALVVIRTKLGEADILANALDEERENRKDILGTLAGADTLLVICASEKDATVLTAEIKYILLG, from the coding sequence ATGAAAAGAGCCGAAAGATTAAATATTATTAAAGATATCGTCACTAACAATAAAATAGCGACCCAAGAAGAGCTACAAAACCTGTTAGCAAAAGAGGGTGTGACAGTCACTCAAGCAACTTTGTCACGGGATATCAGAAAATTAAATATTATTAAAAAGCGAGATAAAGGCGAGAGTTTTTACTCACTTTTGACGTCTGGAAATGAGAAGATTCATTCTGATTTGCATTTATATTTTTATAATTTTGTCCTTTCTGCAACTTCTGTTGGTGCGTTAGTTGTGATTCGTACAAAATTAGGTGAAGCAGATATATTGGCAAATGCGCTCGATGAAGAAAGAGAAAATCGCAAAGATATATTAGGAACACTCGCTGGAGCGGACACTCTACTTGTTATTTGTGCTTCTGAAAAGGATGCAACTGTTTTGACAGCTGAGATAAAATATATCTTGCTTGGTTAA
- the murC gene encoding UDP-N-acetylmuramate--L-alanine ligase, with protein sequence MEKTYHFTGIKGSGMSALALMLHQMGKKVQGSDSTDYFFTQRGLEQAGVPLLPFDEKNIKPEFELIAGNAFRDDNNVEIAFAHKNGFPFKRYHEFLGHFMEDFVSIGVAGAHGKTSTTGMLAHVMSSIVDTSYLIGDGTGRGNADSKYFVFESDEYERHFMPYHPEYTIMTNIDFDHPDYFEGIEDVTAAFQDYANNIKNGIFAYGEDVNLRKLTAKAPIYYYGFEANDDYRAENLIRSTRGSSFDAYFRGQLLGHFVVPAYGKHNVLNALSVVAVCHNLGLDMVEVADHLLTFRGVKRRFTEKKVGEIIIIDDFAHHPTEIEATLDAARQKYPDREIVAVFQPHTFTRTIAFADEFAAVLDHADTVYLAQIYGSAREVDHHEITAQDLADKVRKPAKVVDLDNISPLLDHDRAVYVFMGAGNIQKYEIAFEKLLGQISTNLQ encoded by the coding sequence ATGGAAAAAACATATCATTTTACCGGAATTAAAGGCTCAGGAATGAGCGCGCTTGCGCTTATGCTCCATCAAATGGGAAAAAAAGTACAAGGTTCAGATTCAACAGATTATTTCTTTACTCAACGAGGACTTGAGCAGGCTGGTGTACCACTCCTACCTTTTGATGAAAAAAATATCAAACCTGAGTTTGAATTAATTGCTGGAAATGCTTTTCGAGATGATAACAATGTGGAGATTGCATTTGCACATAAAAATGGCTTTCCTTTCAAGCGCTATCATGAGTTTCTAGGTCACTTCATGGAAGACTTTGTAAGTATTGGTGTAGCGGGTGCGCATGGTAAAACTTCAACAACAGGAATGTTGGCACACGTGATGAGTAGTATAGTTGATACTTCTTATCTGATTGGTGATGGTACTGGACGTGGAAATGCAGATAGTAAATATTTTGTTTTTGAATCTGATGAATATGAACGCCATTTCATGCCTTATCATCCAGAATACACGATTATGACAAATATCGACTTTGACCATCCAGATTATTTTGAAGGCATTGAGGATGTCACAGCTGCTTTTCAAGACTATGCTAATAATATCAAAAACGGCATTTTTGCATATGGAGAAGATGTTAATCTTCGGAAATTAACAGCAAAAGCTCCTATTTATTATTATGGTTTTGAAGCAAATGATGATTATCGTGCAGAAAACTTGATTCGTAGTACACGTGGTTCTTCTTTTGATGCTTATTTCCGTGGACAATTGCTTGGACATTTTGTTGTACCAGCTTATGGAAAACATAATGTTTTAAATGCCTTGTCAGTTGTTGCTGTTTGCCATAACTTAGGGCTTGATATGGTCGAAGTTGCAGATCATCTGTTGACTTTCCGAGGAGTAAAACGACGTTTTACTGAAAAGAAAGTTGGTGAGATTATCATCATTGACGATTTTGCACACCATCCAACAGAAATCGAAGCGACGCTTGATGCAGCTCGTCAAAAATATCCAGATCGTGAAATAGTTGCAGTTTTCCAACCCCACACGTTTACAAGGACAATTGCCTTTGCTGACGAATTTGCCGCTGTGCTTGACCATGCCGATACAGTTTATCTAGCACAGATTTATGGTTCTGCTCGTGAGGTTGACCATCATGAAATTACTGCACAGGATTTGGCAGATAAAGTGCGTAAACCAGCTAAAGTTGTTGATCTTGACAATATTTCTCCATTACTTGACCATGACCGTGCGGTTTATGTATTTATGGGAGCAGGGAATATTCAAAAATATGAAATTGCTTTTGAAAAATTGCTTGGACAAATATCAACGAACTTACAATAA